Proteins encoded by one window of Synechococcus sp. MVIR-18-1:
- the sds gene encoding solanesyl diphosphate synthase, producing the protein MATVTELLQPVEADLEILLSDLRSLIGAGHPILQAAAEHLFSAGGKRLRPGIVLLISRALSADGELSSRHRRLAEITEMIHTASLVHDDVVDEASTRRGVETVHSRFNYRVAVLAGDFLFAQASWHLANLDNLDVVKLLSRVIMDLADGEVKQGLFRFDTGQSFETYFEKSYCKTASLIANSAKAAGVLSDLSEPQLESLYHYGRQLGLAFQVVDDILDFTGSDQQLGKPAASDLSSGYLTAPALYALEERPALSGLIEREFSGEGDLETALAFVRESEAIPRTRELAKTFAREARESLDWMPESPSRTALLELPDFVLSRLY; encoded by the coding sequence ATGGCCACCGTCACCGAGTTGCTGCAGCCGGTCGAGGCGGATCTTGAGATCCTGCTAAGCGACCTTCGCAGCCTGATAGGAGCCGGTCACCCGATTCTCCAAGCAGCTGCTGAACACCTCTTCAGTGCAGGTGGGAAGCGACTCAGGCCTGGAATTGTCTTACTGATTTCAAGGGCGCTTTCAGCAGACGGAGAGTTGAGTTCACGGCATCGACGCCTGGCTGAGATCACTGAGATGATCCACACCGCATCGCTTGTCCACGACGATGTTGTTGATGAAGCGTCAACACGACGGGGCGTTGAGACCGTTCACAGCCGTTTTAATTACAGAGTTGCCGTTCTCGCCGGTGACTTTTTGTTTGCTCAAGCGAGTTGGCACCTCGCAAATCTCGACAATCTCGATGTCGTGAAATTGCTTAGTCGCGTGATCATGGATCTCGCCGATGGAGAAGTTAAACAAGGCTTGTTTCGCTTCGATACAGGCCAATCATTCGAGACCTATTTCGAAAAGAGTTACTGCAAAACCGCATCTTTAATTGCCAATAGTGCAAAAGCAGCAGGTGTTTTAAGCGACTTGTCAGAGCCACAACTTGAATCGCTTTATCACTACGGCCGTCAGCTCGGCTTGGCTTTCCAAGTTGTCGATGACATCCTTGACTTCACTGGCAGTGATCAACAGCTCGGAAAACCGGCAGCTAGTGATCTATCCAGTGGCTACCTCACAGCTCCTGCTCTCTACGCCCTTGAGGAGCGCCCTGCTCTGTCGGGTTTGATTGAACGCGAGTTCAGTGGAGAGGGTGACCTTGAAACCGCTTTGGCTTTCGTTCGTGAGTCAGAAGCAATCCCCCGCACCCGCGAACTCGCCAAAACATTCGCTCGAGAAGCAAGAGAATCCTTGGATTGGATGCCCGAATCCCCATCACGCACTGCCTTGCTCGAATTACCAGACTTCGTTCTTAGTCGTTTGTACTAA
- the pstS gene encoding phosphate ABC transporter substrate-binding protein PstS produces the protein MRRPFMIRSSLTLMGVAAGLSLAACTSTENSNKNIEGTLSAAGASFPAAIYQRWFSDLAPQGMEVNYQSVGSGAGVRQFTAGTVDFGASDKPMKPEAIDKVSRGVVQIPMTAGAIAVAYNNSDCELKLTQDQLSGIFLGTIKNYSELGCDPKAIKIVHRSDGSGTTYNFTKHLSAISPEWKDNVGADKSVQWPSGIGAKGNEGVSAQLQQIDGGIGYVELAYVKGDLQAAAVQNGSGKQVVPTNKTASEALGSIDLGPDLIGGNPNPMGGYPIVTFTWVLAYANGNAEKLPLLQKTFNYMLSEEAQSIAPELGYVSLPPEVVSKAKEAVNTIKE, from the coding sequence ATGCGTCGTCCTTTCATGATTCGCTCATCCCTCACTCTCATGGGTGTGGCTGCAGGCCTCAGCCTTGCAGCGTGTACAAGTACAGAAAACAGCAACAAAAACATTGAAGGGACACTCTCTGCAGCAGGTGCATCCTTTCCCGCTGCGATTTATCAACGCTGGTTTTCGGATCTAGCGCCACAAGGGATGGAAGTCAATTATCAATCTGTAGGTTCTGGAGCAGGAGTACGCCAATTCACTGCAGGAACGGTCGACTTCGGGGCTTCTGACAAGCCAATGAAACCCGAAGCCATTGACAAAGTGAGTCGAGGTGTTGTTCAGATCCCGATGACAGCTGGCGCAATCGCCGTTGCTTACAACAACTCAGATTGTGAACTGAAGCTTACGCAAGATCAATTATCCGGCATCTTTTTAGGCACGATTAAAAACTACAGCGAACTGGGTTGCGATCCAAAAGCCATCAAGATTGTGCATCGATCCGATGGATCTGGAACCACATACAACTTCACCAAGCACCTTTCAGCAATTAGTCCTGAATGGAAAGATAATGTGGGCGCAGACAAATCTGTGCAGTGGCCATCTGGAATTGGAGCCAAAGGAAACGAAGGTGTTTCTGCTCAACTTCAACAAATCGATGGCGGCATTGGCTACGTCGAACTGGCCTATGTGAAAGGAGACTTGCAAGCAGCAGCTGTTCAAAACGGCTCAGGGAAGCAAGTTGTTCCCACCAACAAAACTGCCAGTGAAGCATTGGGATCCATCGATCTTGGACCAGATCTGATCGGTGGGAACCCCAATCCTATGGGTGGATATCCAATCGTGACGTTCACGTGGGTGCTGGCCTACGCCAACGGCAATGCTGAAAAGCTGCCTCTGCTTCAGAAGACCTTTAACTACATGCTCTCTGAAGAGGCCCAGTCCATAGCTCCAGAACTTGGCTACGTTTCACTTCCGCCGGAAGTGGTTAGCAAAGCCAAAGAAGCTGTCAACACAATCAAGGAGTAA
- the murI gene encoding glutamate racemase produces the protein MTIRLGLFDSGIGGLTVLRRILERHGAVPVTYLGDTARVPYGSRSPSEIRSIAAEVVAWLRAQKVSTVVMACNTTNALARDVTEGQAGVPVVGLIGAAAALVKESRVGVLATPATVASGAYRESIEALHPGTLVVQQACPDFVPLIESGDLRSDELREAAIRYLQPLLEASVDSVVLGCTHYPLLVPLLANLLPPHMRLIDPAVAVATQLDAFLGQPLPGSQNQPVSLEATHICVTKDAQGFAERATAWLGQRPCVDLVNLQP, from the coding sequence TTGACCATTCGTCTCGGACTGTTTGACAGCGGCATTGGCGGGCTCACCGTCCTGCGCAGAATCCTCGAGCGTCACGGTGCGGTACCCGTGACCTACCTAGGCGACACCGCCCGTGTTCCTTACGGCAGTCGCTCTCCTTCAGAAATTCGTTCGATTGCGGCTGAGGTTGTGGCTTGGTTGCGAGCCCAGAAGGTCTCCACCGTCGTCATGGCTTGCAACACCACCAATGCTCTCGCCAGGGACGTCACCGAAGGACAAGCCGGCGTTCCGGTTGTAGGGCTGATTGGAGCTGCCGCTGCGTTGGTGAAAGAATCCCGCGTTGGTGTTCTTGCCACTCCTGCAACAGTTGCCTCTGGCGCCTACCGGGAGAGCATCGAAGCGCTCCATCCCGGCACCTTGGTGGTTCAACAGGCCTGTCCAGACTTTGTTCCGCTGATCGAATCCGGAGATCTCCGTTCTGATGAACTTCGTGAAGCAGCCATTCGATATTTACAACCCCTGCTTGAAGCCTCGGTCGATTCGGTGGTGCTTGGTTGCACCCATTACCCGCTGCTAGTGCCACTCCTTGCGAACTTATTGCCTCCTCACATGCGTCTGATCGACCCGGCTGTCGCCGTCGCAACCCAACTCGATGCCTTTTTGGGCCAACCGTTACCCGGAAGCCAAAATCAGCCGGTATCACTGGAAGCCACCCACATTTGCGTGACGAAAGATGCCCAAGGCTTTGCGGAGAGAGCCACGGCTTGGCTGGGCCAAAGGCCTTGCGTTGATCTCGTGAATCTGCAGCCATAG
- a CDS encoding TerB family tellurite resistance protein: MSANPQKVLLQIARCIALSDGTISDEEDRLLKDLPERLYLEESTPDYRPNQPQSLTELAKLLTNHTDQCTAVRVACLVAGVSRNPGDNADINAKERTAYRELIAALQVSDEELNEIQWAAKEELQQKPSLLNMILDAIYGKDGWPDQALLPPDFPMI, translated from the coding sequence GTGAGCGCCAACCCACAAAAAGTACTTCTGCAGATTGCAAGGTGTATCGCGCTGAGTGATGGCACGATCTCAGACGAGGAAGATCGTTTGCTCAAAGACTTGCCTGAGCGCTTATATCTCGAGGAGAGCACTCCTGATTACAGGCCCAATCAGCCTCAAAGTTTGACTGAGCTCGCCAAATTGCTCACCAATCACACCGATCAATGCACAGCGGTCAGGGTGGCTTGTTTGGTGGCGGGTGTGTCGCGGAATCCAGGCGATAACGCTGATATCAATGCAAAAGAACGAACGGCTTATCGAGAGTTAATCGCTGCGCTTCAAGTTTCGGATGAGGAATTAAACGAAATCCAATGGGCTGCCAAAGAGGAGCTTCAGCAGAAACCCTCTCTTCTCAACATGATTTTGGATGCCATTTATGGCAAAGATGGCTGGCCCGATCAAGCGCTGCTCCCACCCGACTTTCCAATGATTTGA
- a CDS encoding ArsJ-associated glyceraldehyde-3-phosphate dehydrogenase, giving the protein MRIGINGFGRIGRLVFRALWGRPGINIVHVNDCAGDAAAAAHLLHFDSVHGRWQHEVRPHATGFLVGDQEVRFSSEIDPTKAGWSDSGVEMLLECSGKFKSSELLQSFLNILNLKRILVACPVKGSVDDVEILNIVYGINHHLYDPSRNRVVTAASCTTNCLAPIVQVIHNSFGIKHGSITTLHDVTNTQVVVDGFHNDLRRARSCLQSVIPTTTGSAKAIGLIFPELEGKLNGHAVRIPLLNASLTDAVFELEKEVCVEDVNGAFEAAANGDLHGILGYETRPLVSVDYVNDNRSTIVDALSTMVINGTQVKIYAWYDNEWGYSSRMADLACHVVSFEE; this is encoded by the coding sequence ATGCGCATTGGCATCAATGGTTTTGGCCGGATTGGTCGGCTCGTTTTTCGTGCTCTATGGGGTCGACCCGGAATTAATATCGTTCATGTGAACGATTGCGCTGGTGATGCCGCAGCTGCAGCCCATCTGCTTCACTTCGATTCTGTTCATGGACGCTGGCAACATGAGGTTCGCCCCCATGCAACGGGCTTCCTCGTTGGCGACCAGGAGGTGCGATTCAGCTCAGAGATTGATCCTACAAAAGCAGGCTGGAGTGACTCTGGCGTGGAGATGTTGCTTGAGTGCAGTGGGAAGTTCAAATCATCAGAATTGCTTCAATCATTTTTAAATATCCTTAACCTAAAAAGAATACTTGTTGCATGTCCAGTTAAGGGGTCTGTTGATGATGTCGAAATCCTTAATATCGTTTATGGGATTAATCATCATCTCTATGATCCCAGTCGGAATAGGGTCGTAACGGCTGCATCTTGTACAACCAATTGTCTTGCACCCATTGTGCAGGTTATTCATAATAGCTTTGGGATTAAGCATGGTTCGATTACTACATTGCACGATGTCACCAATACTCAGGTTGTTGTAGATGGGTTTCACAACGACTTGCGACGTGCTCGATCCTGTCTCCAAAGTGTGATCCCAACGACGACAGGATCAGCAAAAGCTATCGGTCTTATCTTTCCTGAATTAGAGGGAAAGTTGAATGGTCATGCGGTGAGGATTCCACTCTTGAATGCATCGCTCACTGATGCAGTGTTTGAGCTTGAGAAGGAAGTATGCGTTGAGGATGTTAATGGAGCCTTTGAGGCTGCTGCCAATGGAGACCTTCATGGCATTCTTGGCTATGAAACTCGACCGTTGGTGTCAGTGGATTATGTCAATGATAATCGCAGTACCATTGTTGATGCGTTGTCGACCATGGTTATCAACGGCACTCAAGTCAAGATTTATGCCTGGTATGACAATGAGTGGGGGTACAGCTCACGAATGGCAGATCTGGCATGCCATGTGGTCTCCTTCGAGGAATGA
- the acs gene encoding acetate--CoA ligase: protein MSEGSTIESVLQEQRVFDPPADLARDARISGMESYRALAEAAKSDPDTFWGEAARRELHWFEPFHTVLDWDNPPFARWFEGGTTNLSYNCLDRHLNGPKANKTALIWEGEPGDVRTFTYQELHAEVCRAANALKAIGIGKGDLVALYMPMVPEAAIAMLACARIGAPHSVVFGGFSAEALRDRLIDGEVKAVITADGGFRKDKPVSLKPAVNAALADGACPTVHSVLVVKRTDQPVEMVDGRDQWWHDLVANQEDACVAEPMASEDRLFVLYTSGSTGKPKGVVHTTAGYNLWAHLTFQWIFDIRDDDVFWCTADVGWITGHSYIVYGPLSNGATTVMYEGAPRPSKPGAFWEMIQKHKVSIFYTAPTAIRAFMRSGRAVPDQYDMSSLRLLGTVGEPINPEAWMWYRDVVGGERCPIVDTWWQTETGGVMISPLPGATPTKPGSATLPLPGIQADIIDAEGKSCGPNEGGYLAVRAPWPGMMRTVHGNPQRYRESYWEAIRPADGSHLYFAGDGARRDTDGYFWIMGRVDDVINVSGHRLGTMEIESALVSHPAVAEAAVVGRPDDLKGEGIVAFVTLELGRESNDALVAELRAHVGKEIGPIARPDEIRCSDALPKTRSGKIMRRILRALAAGEEVTGDTSTLEDRSVLDRLRG, encoded by the coding sequence ATGAGTGAGGGTTCCACCATTGAGAGCGTGCTTCAAGAACAGCGTGTCTTTGATCCACCAGCGGACCTCGCCAGGGATGCGCGTATTTCTGGGATGGAGTCTTATCGCGCTCTAGCTGAAGCAGCGAAATCCGATCCAGACACGTTCTGGGGAGAAGCAGCCCGTCGTGAATTGCATTGGTTCGAACCGTTTCACACCGTTCTCGACTGGGACAACCCACCCTTTGCACGCTGGTTTGAAGGGGGAACAACCAACCTCTCCTACAACTGTCTTGACCGTCATCTGAATGGCCCCAAGGCCAACAAGACAGCCCTGATCTGGGAGGGAGAGCCCGGGGATGTGCGCACCTTCACCTACCAAGAGCTGCATGCCGAGGTGTGCCGTGCCGCCAACGCCCTCAAGGCCATCGGAATTGGCAAAGGTGACCTTGTCGCTCTGTACATGCCGATGGTGCCTGAGGCCGCCATCGCGATGCTCGCCTGTGCGCGCATTGGCGCTCCTCACTCTGTGGTGTTTGGTGGGTTCTCTGCAGAAGCCCTGCGTGATCGCCTGATCGACGGTGAAGTGAAAGCGGTGATCACCGCCGATGGCGGTTTCCGCAAGGACAAACCTGTGTCACTTAAGCCGGCTGTAAATGCAGCGCTTGCCGATGGTGCATGCCCAACGGTGCACTCCGTGCTGGTTGTGAAGCGCACCGATCAACCGGTGGAGATGGTGGATGGGAGAGATCAGTGGTGGCATGACCTGGTCGCCAATCAAGAGGATGCATGCGTCGCGGAGCCCATGGCGAGCGAAGACCGCTTGTTTGTGCTTTACACCTCTGGATCAACAGGAAAACCCAAAGGTGTGGTCCACACCACCGCGGGGTACAACCTTTGGGCCCATTTGACCTTTCAATGGATCTTCGACATCCGTGACGACGATGTGTTTTGGTGCACGGCCGATGTGGGCTGGATCACCGGACACAGCTACATCGTCTATGGGCCTCTGTCGAACGGCGCCACCACAGTGATGTACGAGGGAGCTCCTCGACCCTCCAAGCCAGGGGCCTTCTGGGAAATGATCCAGAAGCACAAAGTGAGCATTTTCTACACCGCTCCTACCGCCATTCGCGCCTTTATGAGGAGTGGACGTGCGGTGCCTGATCAGTACGACATGAGCAGCCTGCGCCTGCTCGGCACCGTCGGTGAGCCGATCAACCCTGAAGCCTGGATGTGGTATCGCGATGTGGTGGGCGGTGAACGCTGCCCAATCGTCGACACCTGGTGGCAAACCGAAACCGGTGGCGTAATGATCAGCCCACTCCCTGGAGCGACCCCCACCAAGCCAGGCTCTGCCACCTTGCCCTTACCTGGAATCCAAGCCGACATCATCGATGCCGAAGGCAAGAGCTGCGGACCAAACGAAGGCGGATACCTAGCGGTGCGAGCCCCTTGGCCAGGAATGATGCGCACCGTTCATGGAAATCCGCAGCGGTACCGGGAGAGCTACTGGGAAGCCATTCGCCCTGCAGATGGATCCCACCTCTACTTCGCTGGTGATGGGGCACGCCGGGATACCGACGGATATTTCTGGATCATGGGTCGTGTGGATGACGTGATCAATGTCTCGGGTCATCGTCTTGGCACGATGGAAATCGAGTCGGCCTTGGTGAGCCATCCCGCCGTAGCCGAAGCGGCTGTCGTCGGTCGACCCGATGATCTCAAAGGTGAGGGCATCGTTGCCTTCGTGACGCTGGAACTGGGACGAGAGTCCAACGACGCCCTCGTTGCCGAACTGCGCGCCCATGTCGGCAAGGAGATCGGACCGATCGCCAGGCCCGACGAGATTCGCTGCAGCGATGCGTTGCCAAAAACGCGTAGTGGCAAGATCATGCGCCGGATTCTCCGCGCTCTTGCTGCCGGTGAAGAGGTCACAGGCGATACCAGCACGCTGGAAGACCGCTCCGTTCTTGATCGTCTACGCGGCTAA
- the arsJ gene encoding organoarsenical effux MFS transporter ArsJ codes for MRLSSLQQYSVVTANYWAFTLTDGALRMLVLFHFHELGYSTLEIAFLFLFYEFFGILTNLYGGLIGARYGLRLTLWVGTLLQIFALLMLIPVAASWPKLLSVSYVMVAQAISGIAKDLNKMSAKSAIKVVVPVNADEAETGESQLFKWVAILTGSKNALKGVGFFLGGVLLTSFGFNLAVAWMAAGLAFVFLPTLVLPADFGKMKDKPSISSLFSKSEGINVLSLARFFLFGARDVWFVVALPVFLEASLGWSFWEIGGFLGLWVIGYGLVQGAAPALRRLWGKTTPPGVSSLQFWSALLTAVPALIAVSLWREVDVSIAITAGLAVFGVVFAMNSSIHSYMVLSYTDSENVSLNVGFYYMANAAGRLTGTLLSGAIFFVGGMEACLLMSSVLVGLAFLSSCQLPPPPRHCVNTIQSV; via the coding sequence ATGAGGCTCTCTTCGCTGCAGCAATACAGCGTCGTGACCGCCAATTACTGGGCGTTCACGCTTACCGATGGTGCCTTGCGCATGTTGGTGTTGTTTCACTTCCATGAACTTGGTTATTCCACCCTTGAGATTGCGTTTCTATTTCTCTTTTATGAATTTTTTGGCATCCTGACCAATCTCTATGGTGGTTTGATAGGTGCTCGTTATGGGTTACGTCTCACGCTTTGGGTTGGCACGTTGCTGCAGATCTTTGCGTTGTTGATGTTGATACCTGTGGCTGCTAGTTGGCCCAAGTTGTTGAGTGTGAGCTATGTGATGGTGGCTCAGGCAATCAGTGGCATTGCAAAGGACCTCAATAAAATGAGCGCCAAAAGTGCAATTAAGGTGGTTGTTCCCGTGAATGCAGATGAGGCAGAAACGGGTGAATCACAACTATTTAAATGGGTTGCGATTCTTACTGGCTCTAAAAATGCACTGAAGGGAGTCGGTTTTTTTCTGGGAGGGGTTCTTCTCACATCCTTTGGATTCAATCTTGCAGTTGCCTGGATGGCGGCAGGTTTGGCATTTGTATTTCTGCCAACTTTGGTTTTGCCAGCTGATTTCGGCAAGATGAAGGACAAGCCTTCGATCTCGTCACTGTTCTCTAAATCTGAGGGGATCAACGTTTTGTCCTTGGCTCGTTTCTTCTTGTTTGGGGCTAGGGATGTCTGGTTTGTGGTGGCTCTGCCTGTTTTTCTAGAGGCTTCTTTGGGTTGGAGCTTCTGGGAGATCGGTGGTTTTCTGGGCCTTTGGGTGATTGGTTACGGCCTCGTCCAGGGGGCCGCCCCTGCTTTACGTCGTCTTTGGGGTAAGACCACTCCACCTGGGGTTTCATCCCTGCAGTTTTGGAGTGCCTTGTTAACTGCGGTCCCGGCCCTCATCGCTGTTTCCCTATGGCGAGAAGTTGATGTGTCGATTGCGATCACTGCAGGACTGGCTGTTTTTGGGGTGGTGTTTGCAATGAACTCCTCCATTCATTCCTACATGGTTCTGTCGTACACCGATTCCGAGAACGTCAGCCTTAACGTTGGTTTCTATTACATGGCGAATGCAGCTGGCCGTTTAACGGGCACCTTGTTGTCTGGAGCTATTTTCTTTGTAGGGGGAATGGAGGCTTGTTTGTTGATGTCTTCCGTTCTTGTCGGTTTGGCATTTTTGAGCAGTTGTCAATTACCGCCACCTCCTAGACATTGCGTCAATACCATCCAGTCTGTGTGA
- a CDS encoding HAD family hydrolase: MSAPKACLFDLDGLLLDTEPLQAKAWKEAAACFNGSLSRQQLQQLKGRRREDNANLVCSWLQQSVSAEQLLKVREPIARRLVAEAPAVPGAEQLIRFCSSKTLPMVLVTSSKKASLLYKISGHPWLDLIQSRVLGDDSELRAGKPAPDPYVLATQRLGLSPGECWVFEDSEAGCQSALEAGCWVWQLVDALSEPAAIHHSQLTFITSLGEGEQQLRNSLSTND, encoded by the coding sequence TTGTCAGCGCCAAAAGCATGCCTGTTTGATCTTGATGGTCTCCTGCTTGATACCGAACCTTTACAGGCAAAGGCTTGGAAGGAAGCGGCAGCATGCTTCAACGGATCCTTGTCGCGTCAGCAACTGCAACAACTCAAGGGACGTCGCCGGGAGGACAATGCCAACTTGGTGTGCTCATGGTTGCAGCAGTCCGTTTCAGCGGAACAACTCCTGAAGGTGCGGGAGCCGATTGCCAGGCGTTTAGTGGCTGAGGCTCCAGCCGTTCCTGGTGCGGAGCAACTGATCCGATTTTGCAGCTCTAAGACATTGCCCATGGTTCTAGTCACCAGCAGTAAAAAGGCGTCTCTGCTCTACAAAATCTCCGGTCATCCATGGCTGGATTTAATTCAAAGCCGTGTGTTGGGCGATGACTCTGAACTTCGTGCGGGAAAACCAGCTCCTGATCCCTACGTCTTAGCGACCCAAAGGCTGGGGTTGTCGCCAGGGGAATGTTGGGTGTTTGAGGATTCCGAGGCTGGCTGTCAGTCGGCTTTAGAGGCAGGCTGCTGGGTCTGGCAGTTGGTCGATGCGCTCAGCGAACCCGCTGCAATTCACCATTCCCAGCTCACCTTCATCACCAGCTTGGGCGAAGGGGAGCAACAACTCCGGAACAGCCTTAGTACAAACGACTAA
- a CDS encoding DUF1350 family protein: MSRWQRQQGCWCLWPASAQGLVEFIGGSYLATNPQISYRRLLEGLAARQLAVHAWSYVPGFDHQLQAREAWQALRACRSVLNQRLGKDLVPVRVGHSLGCKLHLLAPDGGRNSLAMAALSFNNFTAERSIPLLGTLAPSLGVVTEFSPGPEETLRLIERYYLQPHNLVIRFGSDQLDQSQDLMQALSKRSGDQSQFVPMKGDHLTPASAGLRQGLLGDWADDPSRARVIGNLIESISNLGLGLERQR; this comes from the coding sequence ATGAGCCGCTGGCAGCGACAACAGGGCTGTTGGTGCCTCTGGCCTGCTTCAGCGCAAGGGCTCGTTGAATTTATTGGTGGGAGCTATTTAGCCACTAATCCCCAGATCAGTTACCGACGCCTATTGGAAGGATTGGCTGCCCGTCAGCTCGCGGTTCACGCTTGGAGCTATGTGCCAGGTTTCGACCATCAGCTGCAGGCCAGAGAAGCTTGGCAGGCTTTACGCGCCTGTCGCTCAGTCCTCAACCAACGCTTGGGTAAGGATCTCGTTCCGGTGCGTGTGGGTCACAGCTTGGGCTGCAAGTTGCATTTGCTGGCCCCGGATGGAGGTCGCAACAGTCTTGCGATGGCCGCCTTGAGCTTCAACAACTTCACCGCTGAACGCTCGATTCCCCTACTGGGCACATTGGCGCCAAGCCTTGGTGTGGTCACGGAATTCAGCCCTGGACCTGAGGAAACACTGCGCTTGATCGAACGCTATTACCTCCAGCCTCACAACCTGGTGATTCGTTTTGGCTCTGATCAGCTCGATCAAAGCCAGGATCTGATGCAGGCGCTCAGCAAGCGCTCCGGCGACCAAAGTCAGTTTGTTCCTATGAAGGGAGATCACCTCACCCCTGCGAGTGCTGGACTTCGACAAGGGCTCTTGGGAGATTGGGCCGATGATCCATCAAGAGCCAGGGTGATCGGCAACTTGATTGAATCCATTAGCAATCTTGGACTCGGCCTTGAACGTCAGCGATGA
- a CDS encoding 3'-5' exonuclease has translation MESGAVPGQLNLLGEFQVEEPQPLPKQAKQERNTSAARTLLIIDTETSGLEPEAHHCLEIGAILFDVPSRQILAQMSCLLPVATNAAEAINRIPAAVTRLPQPWKPGLDYFQELLNAADLLVAHNAAFDRQWFGRGHLPGTDLPWLCSMEDMRWPKEKQLRSRPSVRDLALAYEIPVWAAHRALSDCIYLAEVFRRCSQLEQLIEHGREPRSLMRAQVSYDDRQLARDAGFRWNDPVKGAWTRRLSTREVEELPFPVVQQEEI, from the coding sequence ATGGAGTCAGGCGCTGTTCCTGGTCAATTGAATCTTCTGGGTGAATTCCAGGTTGAAGAGCCGCAACCTTTACCGAAACAAGCAAAGCAAGAGCGCAATACATCGGCAGCGCGCACCCTGCTGATCATTGATACCGAAACCTCTGGCCTCGAACCTGAAGCGCATCACTGCCTTGAGATTGGGGCGATTTTGTTTGATGTCCCAAGCCGGCAGATCCTGGCCCAGATGTCTTGCTTGTTACCCGTTGCGACCAATGCAGCTGAGGCCATCAATCGCATCCCCGCAGCAGTGACGCGCTTGCCGCAACCCTGGAAACCAGGATTGGATTACTTCCAAGAGCTGCTGAACGCTGCTGATCTTTTAGTGGCACACAATGCGGCCTTCGATCGGCAATGGTTTGGCAGGGGCCATCTTCCTGGAACAGATCTGCCCTGGCTCTGCAGCATGGAGGACATGCGTTGGCCGAAAGAAAAACAACTGCGGTCACGCCCTTCCGTCCGAGATTTGGCATTGGCCTACGAGATTCCGGTTTGGGCAGCCCATCGCGCTCTCAGCGATTGCATTTATTTGGCCGAAGTGTTCCGCCGTTGCAGTCAATTGGAACAACTCATTGAACATGGGCGCGAACCCCGTTCCCTCATGCGAGCTCAGGTCTCCTACGACGATCGCCAGCTTGCTCGAGATGCAGGCTTCCGCTGGAATGATCCTGTGAAAGGAGCCTGGACAAGGCGTCTCAGCACCCGTGAAGTGGAAGAACTGCCATTTCCAGTCGTGCAACAAGAGGAAATTTGA
- a CDS encoding peroxiredoxin: MALTIGDRAPEIALEDQDGVLRRRDELQNKVLVLFFYPKDDTPGCTAEACAFRDTYSSFEALGAVVWGVSSDDAVSHRKFAQRYQLPFPLLSDQGQRLRTSFGVPKVLGLLPGRVTYVIDAEGTIRHIFNNMLDGPAHVREAERIVKELSKG, from the coding sequence ATGGCTCTCACGATCGGAGACCGGGCACCAGAGATTGCCCTCGAAGATCAAGACGGCGTGCTGCGTCGTCGTGATGAGCTGCAAAACAAGGTGTTGGTGCTGTTTTTTTACCCTAAGGACGACACTCCCGGCTGCACTGCTGAAGCGTGTGCCTTCCGCGATACCTATTCCTCTTTCGAGGCTCTCGGTGCTGTTGTGTGGGGTGTGAGTAGCGACGATGCTGTGAGCCATCGAAAATTTGCCCAGCGTTACCAATTGCCCTTTCCTCTCCTCAGTGATCAAGGGCAACGCCTACGTACAAGTTTTGGCGTTCCCAAAGTTCTTGGCTTGCTTCCAGGACGGGTGACCTATGTGATTGATGCCGAGGGCACCATTCGCCATATCTTCAACAACATGCTCGATGGGCCAGCGCACGTGCGTGAAGCGGAACGGATCGTGAAGGAGTTGTCCAAAGGATGA